One window of Flavobacteriales bacterium genomic DNA carries:
- a CDS encoding iron-sulfur cluster assembly accessory protein yields MIKVSDNAKQEFTKLLGTEGRGPQHFVRVGVKGGGCSGLSYDLVFDDKMMDGDKVFEDNGVKVVVDKKSLLYLLGTTLDFSGGLNGKGFQFVNPNASRTCGCGESFSI; encoded by the coding sequence ATGATCAAAGTGAGTGACAACGCTAAGCAGGAATTCACCAAGCTTTTGGGCACGGAAGGCCGTGGTCCGCAGCACTTCGTTCGCGTCGGTGTGAAGGGTGGCGGCTGTAGCGGCCTTTCGTACGACCTGGTCTTCGACGATAAGATGATGGATGGAGACAAGGTCTTCGAGGACAACGGCGTGAAAGTGGTGGTGGACAAAAAGAGCCTGCTCTATCTCCTCGGCACCACACTCGATTTCAGCGGCGGGCTCAACGGCAAAGGCTTCCAGTTCGTCAACCCCAACGCGAGCCGGACCTGTGGCTGCGGAGAGAGTTTTTCGATTTGA
- a CDS encoding serine hydrolase: MHARSLKVTVFLFACLLLCSCTVGRFVIYNFAGTNDWRKFPSRPLPASPEPYRYAVAETEKLPHGITYEGKDQTFDEFIEERETVAFLVIQRDTIVYERYYKGYDEAHLHASFSMAKSLLSMLIGCAIADGYITGVDQPVTDFIPELRKNGFDKVTVENLLQMTSGLDFNESYKSPFGDAATFYYGRRLYRGMAKMKLGHPPGEHFEYQSGSSQLLGWILERALRKGGDMRTITAYTNDKIWAPLGMVHPASWSIDRKKGGIEKTFCCLNAPARDFAMLGSLYLHKGNWRGKQLVPKEWVEQSTRLDTANGSAPFYQYQWWLPSAEGDFEAKGYLGQFIYVDPARELVMVRLGTNYGKMDWTLVMRDQAKGYQ; the protein is encoded by the coding sequence ATGCACGCCCGTTCCCTGAAAGTCACTGTTTTCCTTTTCGCCTGCCTTCTACTTTGTAGCTGTACGGTCGGCCGCTTCGTCATCTACAATTTCGCCGGCACCAATGACTGGCGCAAGTTCCCGTCCCGGCCGCTGCCAGCCTCACCGGAGCCGTACCGGTATGCGGTGGCGGAAACGGAAAAGCTCCCGCACGGCATAACCTATGAGGGGAAAGATCAAACGTTCGACGAATTCATTGAGGAGCGTGAGACGGTGGCCTTCTTGGTGATCCAGCGCGACACCATCGTGTACGAGCGCTACTACAAGGGCTACGATGAGGCCCACCTGCACGCGTCGTTCTCCATGGCCAAGTCCTTGCTGAGCATGTTGATCGGCTGTGCCATCGCGGACGGCTACATCACCGGAGTCGACCAACCTGTCACCGACTTCATCCCGGAGCTGCGGAAGAACGGGTTCGACAAGGTGACCGTGGAGAACCTTCTGCAGATGACCAGTGGCCTCGATTTCAACGAGAGCTACAAGAGCCCTTTCGGTGATGCCGCCACGTTCTACTATGGTAGGCGCCTGTACCGAGGCATGGCGAAGATGAAACTAGGCCATCCGCCAGGTGAGCATTTCGAGTACCAAAGCGGGAGCAGTCAATTACTCGGGTGGATCCTGGAGCGCGCCTTGCGGAAGGGCGGTGACATGCGTACGATCACCGCATATACCAACGACAAGATCTGGGCACCCTTGGGCATGGTCCATCCCGCATCCTGGAGCATCGACCGCAAGAAGGGCGGTATCGAGAAGACCTTCTGCTGTCTCAATGCGCCTGCACGTGATTTCGCCATGCTCGGTTCGCTCTACCTGCACAAGGGCAATTGGCGGGGTAAGCAGCTGGTACCGAAGGAATGGGTGGAGCAAAGCACCCGCCTGGATACCGCCAACGGAAGCGCCCCCTTCTATCAGTACCAATGGTGGCTGCCATCGGCCGAGGGTGATTTCGAGGCCAAGGGCTACCTCGGGCAGTTCATTTACGTTGATCCCGCGCGGGAACTTGTCATGGTGCGGCTGGGCACCAACTACGGGAAAATGGATTGGACCCTGGTGATGCGCGACCAGGCAAAAGGCTATCAGTGA
- the rpoN gene encoding RNA polymerase factor sigma-54, with protein sequence MLKQYLSQKLQQKLSPQQIQLMKLLQVPTLELEQRIKQEMEENPALEEGEDHDEEEEMTHEAAAENEETTESSNEEFDLSDYFQDDDTPDYKLSAKNQSADDEEYETPITGGSTFQDAMRTQLSLRDVDERTEQLAEHIIGNLDEDGYLRRGLDQIVNDLAFTANIMTDETELGKVLQEVQSLDPVGVAARDLRECLLLQLTRMHNAVDVLTAKAIIDKQFDAFTKKHYERIMERLEIDEDALRDAIEVIVRLNPKPGNTGRDTTKSAQAIVPDFAVNAVDGQLELSLNGRNAPELRVSRQYRDMIKEYQRNKKDPKAKDALVFIKQKLDSAKWFIDAIKQRQNTLLITMEAIMEHQRDFFLTGDETKMKPMILKDIAEKVSMDISTVSRVANSKYVQTDHGTYLLKFFFSESLMTDSGEEVSTREVKKILEEAIIAENKQNPLTDDELTKLLRGKGYNIARRTVAKYREQLHMPVARLRKEL encoded by the coding sequence ATGCTCAAGCAATACCTCTCCCAAAAGCTCCAACAGAAGCTCAGCCCGCAGCAGATCCAGCTGATGAAATTGCTCCAGGTGCCCACGCTGGAACTGGAGCAACGCATCAAGCAGGAGATGGAGGAGAATCCTGCTTTGGAGGAAGGCGAAGACCACGACGAGGAGGAGGAGATGACCCACGAGGCCGCGGCGGAGAACGAGGAGACCACCGAATCCAGCAACGAAGAATTCGACCTGAGCGACTACTTCCAGGACGACGACACGCCGGACTATAAGCTGAGCGCGAAGAACCAAAGCGCGGACGACGAGGAGTACGAAACGCCGATCACCGGCGGCAGTACGTTCCAAGATGCCATGCGCACGCAGCTCTCCCTGCGCGATGTGGACGAGCGCACCGAGCAATTGGCCGAGCACATCATCGGCAACTTGGACGAGGACGGTTACCTCCGCCGCGGCCTGGACCAGATCGTGAACGACCTGGCCTTCACCGCCAATATCATGACGGACGAGACGGAACTCGGCAAGGTGCTTCAGGAGGTCCAGTCGCTTGATCCGGTCGGCGTGGCCGCACGCGACCTGCGTGAATGCCTGCTGCTGCAATTGACGCGGATGCACAACGCGGTGGACGTGCTCACGGCGAAAGCCATCATTGATAAGCAATTCGACGCGTTCACCAAGAAGCACTATGAGCGGATCATGGAGCGGTTGGAGATCGACGAGGATGCCTTGCGCGACGCCATTGAGGTGATCGTGCGCTTGAACCCGAAGCCCGGCAATACCGGCCGCGACACCACGAAGTCCGCGCAAGCCATCGTGCCCGACTTCGCAGTGAACGCGGTGGACGGACAGCTGGAGCTTTCACTGAACGGGCGCAATGCCCCGGAGCTGCGCGTGAGCCGCCAGTACCGCGACATGATCAAGGAATACCAGCGCAACAAGAAAGATCCCAAGGCCAAGGACGCGCTGGTCTTCATCAAGCAGAAGCTCGATTCCGCCAAGTGGTTCATCGATGCGATCAAGCAGCGCCAGAATACGCTGCTCATCACCATGGAGGCCATCATGGAGCATCAGCGCGACTTTTTCCTCACCGGCGACGAGACCAAGATGAAGCCCATGATCCTGAAGGACATCGCCGAGAAGGTGAGCATGGACATCAGCACCGTGAGCCGCGTGGCCAACAGCAAATACGTGCAGACCGACCACGGCACCTACCTGCTCAAGTTCTTCTTCAGCGAAAGCCTGATGACGGACAGTGGCGAAGAGGTGAGCACCCGCGAAGTGAAGAAGATCCTGGAGGAAGCGATCATTGCGGAGAACAAGCAGAACCCGCTGACGGACGACGAGCTGACAAAACTGTTGCGCGGCAAGGGCTACAACATCGCCCGGCGCACTGTGGCAAAGTACCGGGAGCAATTGCACATGCCGGTGGCCCGCCTCCGGAAGGAGCTTTGA